From the Deinococcus aetherius genome, the window GCCACGTCAGCGGCGCGCACCCGCACCTCGTCCCGCACGTCCCCGGCCACGGCGGTGAGTGTGTTCTCGCCGGGCCGCAGCGGCACGCCGATGAACTCACGGGTCGTCTCCCCGCGCGCGGGGTCGTCGGTACGTCGGCCCACGCGCGCCTGCGGCACCTCCTCGCCGTTCACCCGCAGGGTCACGTCGGCGTTCAGCGGGGTGCGCACGGTGACGTTGGTGCTGCTGCGCCCGCGCACGCCCGTGCCCTCCGCCGGGCTGAGGATCAGGCCGTCGCGCGCCGTGGCCGGGGCCCCCCGGGGCGGCAGGGTGCGGTACGCGGCGCTGCCCTCCAGGGTCTCCGTCAAGCCGGTGTCGTACTGTACGGCGACGCCGGGCGTCAGGGACGCGGGGAGGTCACCCGGCACCTCGAAGCTGAGGGCTACCGTTCCACCCGGCACGTTCCACTGGGTCAGTCCCTCCGAGCTGACAGCCGGGTCGGCGGCTGGCTGGCCGTTCACCCACGTGCTGCTGGGAAGGACCCGGTCCCCCAGCGGCAGGCTGATCAGGGCGGCGGTCACGCGCGGAGGCAGCGTGAAGGTGAAGGTCACGCGCCCCGCCGACGTGGGGGCGGGGGCCGCCGCGCTGCCGGATTCGGCGCTCGGTGGAGGCGGGGCCGCGCCCTGTGCCCCGGCCCACCCGAGGGCCAGGAGCAACGTGAGGCTGAGCGGGGAGAAGGTCAGGGGCACGGGACTTCCTCCATGGGGGGCAGGTTAAGCGGGCGGCGGGTGGCGGCGGGGTGTGGGCTGGGCAGCGGGGTGGTGACGGTGACGCCCGCCGGGAGGCGGACCACCCGCCCGGCGGGCGCTTCACCGAGGCGCACGCAGGCCCCGGCCTCCGAGCGGCTGGAGACGTCCCACCCGGCGTCCGAGGCGCGCGGGGTGAAGGTGTGGGTGCTCCCGGCGAGGCGCAACTCGGCCCCGGCGCCTACGCCCAGCCGGTTCGGTTGCAGCGGGAAGTCGAGCACCGTCAGGGCCGCGACCTGCACGGTGGCGCTGCCGGGGGCCGAGAACTGCGGCGCGGAGAACGCGGGGGCAGGGGTGTACGGCACGCTGCGCGGGTCGAGCCGCACGGCGTTGAGTCCGGCGACCACGTTCTTGAAGGAGTACAGCCCGGCCGCGTCGGTCAGCGCCTCGCGCCCCCCGGCGAGGAGCACCCGGGCACGGGGCACCGGGCGGTCGGTCCCGGACGTGTAGCGGGCGTTGCCGTCCACGTCCACGAAGACCCGCCCGACGAGATCGTTGCCCGAGCCGCTGAGGCTCTTGCGCAGGGTCACCTTTGCACTGGCAACGTTGCTCTTCACGGCGGCCATCACCACGCCCTGGCGGCCCCGGGCCCGCGCCTGCGCGGCGTTGTCTAAGGGCGTGCCGTCACCGGTCAGCGGCAGCCGGACGTCGTAGGTGATTGCCGCGCTCGAGTGCGGGGCGAGGGTGCCGACCGGGACCGCCAACACGCCGCCCGCGAGGGTGGCCGCCACCGGGGTGCCGTTCACCCGCACCGTCCCCGGCAGCACCTCCAGCCGGGGGTCGGGCGTGTCCTGGATCACCGTCTCCTGGAGGGTGGTGTCGGCGGGGTTGGTGACGGTGACCGTGTAGGTGACGGTGCCGCCCGGGTCGACCACCGCCGTGCTCACCGCCTTGGTCACCAGGATGCGCGAGGTGAAGACCCGCACGATGGCGGGCGGCGTGGAGGTGTTGCTGCCGCCCTCGCCGGTCGCGGTGGCGACGTTCGTGACCTCGGTATCGTCGGCGGTCTCCCCACGCACCCGCGCTACCAGCGTGTAGACGCGGCGCTCGCCCGGTGCCAGGGACTGCCGCCAGGCCACCCGCGTCTGCCCGCCTGAGAGCGGGGTGGCGCTGGCCGCCGCGCCCTCGACCGCGACGAACTCCAGCGCCGGGCTGAGGGTGTCCTCGATGAGAACGTCCGGCATCTCGACCCCCTCGGGGTTGGTGACGGTGACCGTGTAGCGCACGAGGTCGCCCACCTCGGTGGTAGTGTCCCCGTCCACCGTCTTGCTGATCCCGGGGGCGCCGATGTTCGCCGTGACGGTCAGGGTGGCTGTGAGGTCGCTGTGACACCCTGTGATGAGGGTGGTGTTGTTGACCCCCGGGCGCGCCGGGGTGGTGCTCACGAGCAAGGTGATCGCCCCGTCAGGTGCGAGGGTGACCGAGGCCACGGGCACGTCGTCGGGCAGCCCGTTGCCGTTGAGGTCGGCCACGACCGTGAAGGCGGAGGTCTGGTCCTTGGGAGTGGTGAGGCCTAGCGGGAAGGTGGCGGGGGTATTGCCAGTGTTCGTGAGGAGATAGGCGGCGGTGACGGCTTCGCCCACATGCGTGCTGCGGTCCGTGCGGCCCGGCGTCAGGCTCGCCGAGCAGACCGGGGCGACGGTGACCGTGACCCGGCTCTCGACCCGGCCCGAGTCATCCTCGTAGACGCCGACATTCTCGATGACGCTTCCGGCGGGGGTTCCGGCCGAGAGCAGCAGGGGCGCAAGCAGCAGCAGGTGGGGGCGTTTCATGGGTCTCCGGTCGTGGGACGGGGCAGGGGGCGGAGAAAAGCGCCGCGACCCTGCCCGCGTGGGAAAGAGGAGCTTAGTTGTTGCGCACCTGTACCGTGATCACGAGGCGCAGGGTCTGGCCGGGGGCGAGGCTGTCGCCCGCGTCCACAGTGGAGTCGCCGCTGCTGTCCAGGCCGACGTACACGAAGGGGCCCGAGGCGCTCGTCGTGCTGGTCGCCAGCGTGTTCGGGGCGCCCAGGTACCAGTTGGTGCGGTTGTTGCTGAACAGGACGTTGCCCGCCTGGGTGGAGCTGCCGGTGACCGACTTAAAGGTCGTGTTCGCGGGCACGTAGTCGCGCAGGGTGGGGAAGCGCAGCGCCGAGCCGCCCGTGTTGGTGACCGTGACGGTGTAGCGCAGGTACTCGCCGGGCTTGGCGGTCGTGGAGTTCAGCACCGGGGCCGTCTGGCAGGAGGCGTCAGTGCCGCAGTTGTCCACGGTCTTGGAGACGCTCGCCACCCCACGGTTGACGTTCACCGTGTCGGTGTCGCTGACGGACTGGCCCTGTTCGACGCGGTTGTCGAAGCCGGTGCTGTCGGCCGCGTTGCTGTACACCGTGAGCTGGTTGGTGAACGACTGACCGTTGGTCGCGCCCGCCGCGCCCGTGTAGGTCACCACGATGGTGTAGGTCTCGCCTGCGGGCAGGTTCCCCGCGTTTTGCAGCGCCGTCTGGAGGCTGGCGTTGCTGACCGAGGCGCCGGTGGCGCTGTTGGTGACGGTGTAGCTCACGCCGCCGCTCGCCGCGTTCGGGTCGGTCAGCGTGGTCGTGGCGACCAGGGTACTCGCGTCGAGGGTAGCGTTGCCGGTGTTCGTCAGGGTGTGCGTCGCGGTAACGGTGCCGGTCGGGGTGACACTGACCGTGTTGTCCCCATCGAGCGTGAAGGAGAGGATACTGGTCGCCGTGATCAGACCGACGTTGTTGCTGTCGGTCTTGGCCGGGTTCCCCGCCGAGGTCGCCGTGAGGTTGACGTAGGTCTGCTGGTTGCCCGCAGCGTTGCTGGGGACGGTGTACACCACGAAGACCCGGCGGGTCTCGTCGGCGGTCATGTTCTGGAGGCTGGTCACGACCGTGTCGCCGGGATCGTAGCTGCCGACGGTGCCCGTAAGGGGGTTGTCGAGGTAGATCGTCGCGCCTAGCGGGGCCCCCGTCTGCGCGTCCGTGACGCTGAGGTTCAGGGTGTCGGTGCCGTTGCCGCTGTTGGTGACGTTGTAGGTCAGGGTGGCGGTCTGGCCGGGCAGCGCGGTCTGCGTCTGGCCGGGGGCAGCGACCGAGCCGTCCGGGGAGACGTTCGGGTCGTACTGCTGGGTCACCGTGATGTTCACCGGCGTGGTGGGCGTGGAGGTGGTGGTGCCGCCCACGTCGGTGAATTCGAAGACACCGATGTTCTGAATGGTGCTGCCGGCGGGGGCGCCGACGGCGAGGGCGCCGGAGGCGGCGGCGAGCAGGGCGGTGACGAGCAGCTTCTTCATGGTTCTCCTGTCAGGGGGCGGAAAGATCGGCGTTAAACGCGGCTTAAGGTAGTGGGCCGGGCCTTACAGCCGGCTTACAGGCCGCTGTCGTCGCGGGTGATCGTGGTCGTCGTCGTGCTGTCGCTGCGGACGTACCCGGCGATCTTCAGGCGCAGGGTGCCCGCCGCCGGAAAGGTGTCGCTCGTGTCGATGGTGCTCGCGGTGCCGCCGTTCTCCACGGCCACGTACAGGGTGGAGGTGCCGCCGGTCAGGGTGAGGCCGACGGGCGTCCCGACCCAGGTCGTGCCGTCGGTGCTGAACTTGAGGGTGCCCGTGGCGGAGGTGGTCGCCCCGACGCTCGTGGCCACGAAGTTCGCGGGCAGGACGTCGCGCAGGCGGACGTTCGTGAGAGTGCCCGTGCCGGTGTTGGTCGCCTCCAGGTAGTACACGACGTACTCGCCGGGCTTGGCGCTCACCGGGCCGGCGGTCGCGGCCGTTCTGACCGGGCAACTGCTCGCGGCGCTCCCGCAGTAGGCGACGGTTTTCGTCACGCTGCCGACGCCCCGCGCCACCACGGTGGTGTTGACGATTTGGCCCTGCGGGTCGGTGCTGGGGGCATTGTTGGTCACGCCCGCGCCGGTGGTGGGGCTGTAGGCGGTGATCGAGAGGGCCTGCTGATCCTTGTCCGCCGGCGTGCTCGGCGCCGCGACGTTCACGGTGATCGTCAGGCTGCCCCCCGCCGTGAGCCCCGTCCCGACCGCGCTCTTGATCAGGGTGTCGAGGTTGTTGCCTGTCGTGCCACCCACCGTGTACGTCGTGGTGAAGCCGTTGGTGATGCTCGCGCCCGCCGCGTTCGTGGCGGCGGCCGTCACGGTCGCGGTGATGTCGGCGGCGGTCAGCGTGGTGTTGCCGGTGTTCGTCAGCGTGTCGGTGAAGGTGACGGTCCCGTTCGGCGCGACGGTCTTCGTCTGGGTCGAGGCCAGCGTCAGGTCGATGACGCGGCCCACCGTGAACTGCCCAACGTTGTTGGTGTCGGTCTTGGTGGTGTCGCCCGCCGAGGTGCCGCTGAGGTTGAGCTGGTGCGCGGCGCCCGAGGCGCTACCGCCCGTCGTGCCGCTCGGCAGGCTGTAGCGCACGAACAGGGTGCGGGTGGCGTCGGCGGCGAGGCTGGCGACCGAGGTCACGAGGGTGTCGCCCGCGTCGTAGCTCCCGACTGTGCCCGTCGTGGGGTTGTCGAGGTAGACGCCGAGGATGTTGGCGCCCTGCGCTGTCGCGTTCGCCGTGGCAGCGGCGACGTTGAAGGAGTCGGTGCCGTTACCGGTGTTCGTCAGCGTGTAGGTCAGGATGCCCGTCTGCCCGGGGAAGAGGGTGACGTTCTGCCCGGGGGCGGCGGTGGTGCCGTCGGGCGTGACCGTCACGCCGTACACCTGCGTGACGTTGACGACAACGGGCGTGGACTGAAGTGTGGTGGTGTTGACCCCGTCGTTCAGATCGAGGTAGCCGGTGTTGGAGATCGCCGTGTTGGCGGCGGTGCCCACGGCGAGCCCCTGGGAGAACACGGAGAACGTGGCGAGGGCCAGGGTGGTGGCGAGAAGCTTTTTCATCGAACGGGATGTGGGGCGGGAGACTCCTGCCGGGAAGCGCGCCCTGGGCGCCGGGCAGGAGAGGGAAGGCCCCACCAGCGCGGTCAGGCGCTGCCTTTCTGCCTTGGTTCAAGGCGTTCCTGGGGTTAAGTGCCGACTTCTTTTCGTCTGAACGTCCGGAGGCTGGACGCCCCCCGGCGGGAGGGCCTCAGTTGACCCGGATGCGGTGCCCGACCGTCACGGTGCCCGACAGGCCGGTGAGGTCGTAGCGCACGGCGCGGTACTCGTTCTGGGGGGCGGGCACTTCCTTCGTGACCGCCTTGCCGTTCTCCTGCACCGTAATCGCTTTCATCGGGGTCGTGGAGAAGGGTCCGGTGGGGTTCAGGGCGTAAGTCACGCGCACGCCCTGGCTGGCCCGGGCGCTCCCGGGCACGAAGGTCGTGTTCGCGGGCACGGGCACGGTGAAGCGCGCGCCTTTCTCCTTGCCGCTCAGCATGAGGACGCTGCTGGCCTGAAGCAGGTCACCCGGGCGGGTGGTCGCGGCGGCCTCCAGCCGTTCCGTCTGTTTTCCCCCAACCGTGGCCGTCACCACGCGCTGAATCGTCAGCGTCGGCTTGGGAGGTGTGCCCGGTGCGGCGGCGGCGAGGCTGGCGCCGACCAGCGTGAGGACGAGAGGGGCAGCGAGGGAGACGTTCATGGTGTTCCTCCAGCAGAGCGGCGAAGTCGGAGAGCCGAGGGTGCAGGGAAGGTGCGCCGCAGGGGCAATCCGTCTCCAGGGGACTTCATGGAAACTTCATGCTAGGAAGAACGTTAGGAAATGACCTCTGACAGAAGTGTCACGGCGTCGGCGAGGTCGGTACGTCAGTTCACAACCTCCGGACGCTCCCACCACCGGCGGCCCACCGCTGGAGGCATGGATGGCCGCCATACCCTTGCCGATCTGGCAATGACAAAAACCGTAACTCCCCAAGCACCCTCGACGGGAACGGGTCCGATTTCAGGCCGGGGCGAAGATCGCAGTGCCGCTCATGGACGTGGGCAACGGCATCACCTCGCGGTGGACACTGCCGCGAGCGGCACCTCCTTCATAGGGTGCCGATTGGAACCCGCATGATTCGGGTCGTCACCGCCGGCCCCGGCCTCTGCTGAGGACATCGGTGTGACGCTGGCGGCCGGGGCCACCTGGACGGGATTTTGGCCTCGACGCCGCCGGTCTGCTGCGCGTTACGCAGGTTCGCCCTGTGGTGCTGTGGCGGCGTCGCCCCAGGCACGGCGAGCGTCGGCAAGCCCGGCGGTGCGAATGCGGCCAGCGTGGTGCTCGCGACCTCGTGCCGAGTACCAGTGCGGCGGACCTGAACGCCCATGGGAGAAGGGCCTTCAGACCGGCTCCGGAACCACCCTCCCCACCTCAGAGGCTGACACGGACAGCGGGAACCTCACCGCCTCCCCGCGCTCCCGCTCACCCCCAAACTTCTCCGGCCCGCCGTCAAGGACCCCCTGAGCCCCAACGAGCCTCACCAACTGCCGCGCCGGGAGGGAGGAGCTTTCCCCTGTTCAGGATCACGCGCGGCGCCATTCAGCGGTCGCCCCGACAAGCGCCCCATCCACTCGGCGGCCTTCACCCCTCGTACGTCCGGGCGGCCATGCGCCGCACCGCCTCGGCCATGACCTCCGGCGCCTCGGTCCGCACCGCTTCGAGGATCAGCCCCGCCACGTACTCGGGGGAGTCCCCCTGCGTGTAGGCCTCGCCCTCGCCGGGCCGGATGCCCACCGAGTTGAAGCCGAAGTCGGTCGCGGTCCGGGTCGGGTACACCGTGCTGACCCGGATGCCCAGGGGCGCGAGTTCCAGGCGGGCGATGTCCGAGAGGTGGTTGACCACGTGTTTGGTCGCGGAATACAGCCCCATGCCCGGAATCAGCATTTTGGTCGTGCCGGAGCTGATGTTCACGAGCATCCCGCCGCCCTGCGCCCGCATGATGGGCACGACCCGCTGCGTGGCGTGGAGCAGGCTGATCACGTTCAGTTCCAGCAGGTCCCGGAACTCCTGCAACCCCACCTCCGCCACGCCCGCGCGCATGCCACGCCCGGCGTTGTTCACCAGAACGTCGATGCGCCCGTAGTGCTCGTGGGTGCGCTCCACCATCCGCCGCACGTCCTTCTCCCGGGTCATGTCGGTGGCGATGGCGAGGGAGCCGGGCAGCCGCGCGGCGAGGGTTTCGAGTGCCTCAGCCGACCGGGCGGCCAGCGCGACCTGGGCTCCCTGGGCGGCGAACAGCTCGGCGGCGGCCTTCCCGATGCCGGAAGACGCGCCCGTGACCAGGACCACCTTGTTCTTGACGTCCATGCCCGCACTCTAAACCCAGAAGTTCGGGCGGGAGGAGCGGCAACTTCTCCGAGAAGGAACGCCGGCTACGCGGCAGGCACAGGCGGGCGACCTCGGCCCGGCGCGGGAATACTCAGGACTTGCACCTGGATAGGGAGAGTGCATAGCCGTGCTGGCGCAGGAATTCCTCCTCTTGCCAGAGCTGTACAGCAAGTCGCTGAACGACCAACAGGGGCAGGGCCATTCGAGCCGCGACTTCGGCCGCCTGTTCCAACGAGAGGCTGTCGGCGCGGCAGAGCATCGCCAGAGTGAACGCGGCAAAGACGAGCAGGACCCAGCGGTCCAGTCCTTGGGCGGTTTGCAACGCGAACCGATTCAGCCCGAAGCCATGCTTCGCCTCTTTAAACAACGACAACGACTCGATCGCCCAGCGCCGTGCTCCTTCCCGGGCGACTTGGTCGCCCGGGAGCAGTTGGGAGGCGACGAAGAAAAAGGTGCGCTGCCCTCGGTCAACCCGGGCCAGGGTGAGCGTGTCCCACGGCCAGTTGGCCAGGTGAATCCAGCTCCCGTGTTCACAGTCCTGCACCGTGACGTGACCAGGATGGTCGGTGCGTCGAGTGGAACGGACCCCCACCACGAACTCGAAGCCCAGGTCCCGCACTCCCTGAAGGAACGCGGCGAACTCGAAGCCGCTGTCCGCCAGCACCCACACGTCAAACCGCTCGCAGACCTCTGCTGGAACGGTTGACAGCAACTCCAGGGCGAGACGCACGGGGGCAGGGGACCCCTGCCCCCGGTACACCCGGTAGCCCACAGGCAACTTCAGGTCTCCGTACACCGCATACAGGACCACCAGATGAAGGCC encodes:
- a CDS encoding DUF11 domain-containing protein; this translates as MKRPHLLLLAPLLLSAGTPAGSVIENVGVYEDDSGRVESRVTVTVAPVCSASLTPGRTDRSTHVGEAVTAAYLLTNTGNTPATFPLGLTTPKDQTSAFTVVADLNGNGLPDDVPVASVTLAPDGAITLLVSTTPARPGVNNTTLITGCHSDLTATLTVTANIGAPGISKTVDGDTTTEVGDLVRYTVTVTNPEGVEMPDVLIEDTLSPALEFVAVEGAAASATPLSGGQTRVAWRQSLAPGERRVYTLVARVRGETADDTEVTNVATATGEGGSNTSTPPAIVRVFTSRILVTKAVSTAVVDPGGTVTYTVTVTNPADTTLQETVIQDTPDPRLEVLPGTVRVNGTPVAATLAGGVLAVPVGTLAPHSSAAITYDVRLPLTGDGTPLDNAAQARARGRQGVVMAAVKSNVASAKVTLRKSLSGSGNDLVGRVFVDVDGNARYTSGTDRPVPRARVLLAGGREALTDAAGLYSFKNVVAGLNAVRLDPRSVPYTPAPAFSAPQFSAPGSATVQVAALTVLDFPLQPNRLGVGAGAELRLAGSTHTFTPRASDAGWDVSSRSEAGACVRLGEAPAGRVVRLPAGVTVTTPLPSPHPAATRRPLNLPPMEEVPCP
- a CDS encoding COG1361 family protein, producing the protein MKKLLVTALLAAASGALAVGAPAGSTIQNIGVFEFTDVGGTTTSTPTTPVNITVTQQYDPNVSPDGSVAAPGQTQTALPGQTATLTYNVTNSGNGTDTLNLSVTDAQTGAPLGATIYLDNPLTGTVGSYDPGDTVVTSLQNMTADETRRVFVVYTVPSNAAGNQQTYVNLTATSAGNPAKTDSNNVGLITATSILSFTLDGDNTVSVTPTGTVTATHTLTNTGNATLDASTLVATTTLTDPNAASGGVSYTVTNSATGASVSNASLQTALQNAGNLPAGETYTIVVTYTGAAGATNGQSFTNQLTVYSNAADSTGFDNRVEQGQSVSDTDTVNVNRGVASVSKTVDNCGTDASCQTAPVLNSTTAKPGEYLRYTVTVTNTGGSALRFPTLRDYVPANTTFKSVTGSSTQAGNVLFSNNRTNWYLGAPNTLATSTTSASGPFVYVGLDSSGDSTVDAGDSLAPGQTLRLVITVQVRNN
- a CDS encoding SDR family oxidoreductase; the protein is MDVKNKVVLVTGASSGIGKAAAELFAAQGAQVALAARSAEALETLAARLPGSLAIATDMTREKDVRRMVERTHEHYGRIDVLVNNAGRGMRAGVAEVGLQEFRDLLELNVISLLHATQRVVPIMRAQGGGMLVNISSGTTKMLIPGMGLYSATKHVVNHLSDIARLELAPLGIRVSTVYPTRTATDFGFNSVGIRPGEGEAYTQGDSPEYVAGLILEAVRTEAPEVMAEAVRRMAARTYEG